The window AAGAATAAGACCTTAAAACTGTTACCATTACGATTTTGTAATAGAGTGATTACACATTATGACATGAATCAACCCttcaacatttttgaaatgtgtctGTTTGACCAGCTTTAGTTAAAAACCTCAAATCATAAAGAAAGGCTTATAATTACTTTCAATAGCAGAACTCCACAACTGTGGGAGTCTTTCTGCTTGTTGTGCTCCAATGTCTGGAACTGCCATTCACCCCCATCATCATATCCTTTAAGTCTTAGAAAGTTCCTGTTGTTCAACACAGATACAGAATACAGTCTTCTAAAAAGGAAAACTGGCAACAATTGTGAGCCAGACTCTCTTCGTAAGCTTTGTTACCTCCAGCTACGTTGAATCTTTCGATCATAGCGGCCTTCCTTTCCCTCTGGATCAATGAGACAGATGACCTTCTCTGACATGGTGACAATCTAAAATGTTGCACATACACAAACAACATTAACtgtactttgaaatatttttctccTCTTCTACaacataattaaatgaaaacatgcaaaaagaacCAAAAACAATATACCAGAAGCATCCAGTGAACCCCAAAATTCACTGGACATAGCCAAATGTCCGCATCTGGCAGTTTCATCTGTTTTAAAGGTTTTAGTGGAAGTTACTATTAGTTCTAAATGATGTATGTATTACTTGCCACCTTATACATGTACTACCTTCATCCCATGTCTGTACTGTCCAGCAAATAACAAACTTGAAACCACTGCTGACAGCAGGTGTACAGGTTTCTGTTAAAAATTAACACGAGTATTAACATAAACAGAACTAACTGGCAATAAACAGCTCTCCAACTGAAAATCTTTCTTGCCTGTTGTTTCTTTATAACATGATGGAGATATGCATCAATGACCTGtatagaataaaaattaaattgagttaattaaaagcagaaaataaatttgATTAACAGTAATAACAGTGTTTCACTCCAACCTCATCAGCAAGCCAATTAGTTCCTTGCAGTGTCCTGAAGGAAGTGTCATAAAGCTTGTATGGTCCCACAACTGCTTCCACCTGCCCATGATCTCTTGCAGCCCAAAGCTTCATGACtggaaagaaataaatatatatttgtatgtatggtTTTAACATAATCTGTGAACAGTTGAAGATGGCCAACGGGCTCTTGTAGTCTTGAAAAGGCAATAATGTACAGGGGATGGACATGTAAGGATTGATTATCCTGTTTGTACGAAACAGGCTGAGTAACCCTAATCAGAAATGATTGGGGCTAAAAGCGTTTATGAGTTTTGGAACACTTTACCTATTTAGATATATTTATGTATGGGATTATTTTAGTTCATTCTAACCAAATTCATAAAGATAACATCCCTTCAAAATTTTCCTCCTTATACAAgtcaatttaaaaattttgcagTCTTAAAATTTTAAGACTTAACCCCTTTGGAGGCATGCAATGTTTCCTCTTTTTTGGTTGATGCAAAACAGATGAATGAAAGCCATGAAggaacttgttttttttctgaagaaactgctgcatcctgctgatcagCTTCTGTCTTCCTCACTTCAGATTCCAGGATAGAAACAACTGAATCTGTGCACTAGCCTCTTCTTTAGGGCTTGAGGTGGCTGGTATTGTACTTGTTTTTCAAAGTCATTCCCTCAAAATATTTTAGGGTAACTAATTTACCACTAATGGACACAATAATGTACAGCCCTGAGAAATCTGGCTCcattcttcctccttttcttcaacgTTTCCTCATGTTGAGAAGCAGAACttcatcaccaggggcctcatgtataacgccgtgtgtagaactcacactataacatggcgtaagcaaaaaagcgggaatgtgcgtacgcacagaaaaatccagatgcaggaatctgtacgtacgcaaactttcacgttcttccactacataaatcccgatcagcgtgaaaagtaaagtacgtgcatgcgccttctgtcccgccccaactcctcccagaattacgcctctttgaatatgcaactcaatataaatagccttctgtgaaaatacaatgggaaaagcatggggggaaatataagaatttcagcaaataccaagtggaggcaaaggaaaaacatactatttgttggtttaaacagtggtataatcaacaaaaggaagttgatcgagtgacagaatgtcggagaaactcgaaggctcaagttcacaaagtcgcacagtgcccgaaataaaaaagaaatcacatatcaaagtcaccgtgaaaaggcgagttgtagcccactgtctgagtgtcatatgaaagcttattagggtacagacaaaaaaaaaataggcacacagtgggaaaaaagcacgaaatgtcaactttaatctcgaaatttccactttaatcacatagtttattttgctattaaagtagaacatcataaacttcatcttaaaatcgtttaatttactagtttctcaaatcccattgtaactaaagtagcacattaaatgctttgttctgtatttgatcttctatgtgctctacatgtgtgaatcactacctgcttcttaaacgggctttctctttctccgacaggacacataatccattacattcgtagatattacagctctgtgaataattaaaatactgagatgtatacgtgatatctttttcatgatgataggaatgaaagcatgttattaaacatgggatcacggtggcgcagtgcttgttcatgtctcacgcaagaggcttccggcgccatgcgtgaccttcgatgaaataatttattacagaagtactgtctctttcaaacgtactaacctccaattcctgtccttacttttctttcttcaaatacccaatcgccacacaatcagctatatagacgtgaagccatctgtaagcttaaaatgccgattcttcaaaacttttaaggaatattgaaatatcttcatagtacatgtttaattattatatccgtctatccttccagtgtcgcgtcagcaccagcaagaatacaacgcaatgcaggaacaatccctgaactagctagcgctgcgacaccgtgtcctcacatgtttaattattaacaataaagattatttaaatgaagttaaagttttatctgtataatataatcaacatattttgctgcatttcatcttaaaaatgaataccatcatcatactgtatgtaaatacgcgctttataaagtggcacaggttgtgcaatattataactgtagtgcaagtttacagtgaggtaattgtacttataagtaaacagttctacaaggagcacttgatggactgattgagtgcgtttagagttcttgggatgaaaccttttctaaaccgcaaagtccgtactgggaagtctctaaagcgttttgctgtggctcaggcagcgtctgcttcatgctgtataccgatatttctctttccgatcagctgctgctgtgattccccactcaaataaggtgatataaatactccgagtggtgcagtgagagtaaaatggaaaaagatgatctgctgtggcaacccttaacgggagcagctgaaagaagaagaagatgcagtgagagttacaacgctaaagcagttatggtatttggaatactatggctattccctggaccattatattgctgcatgttaattacaatcagatgcattacactaataaacaatatgcagttagtttcagtgtatttataaagccgcgtcaggaatgtggagctaagaaagaaagggtgaccacgcaggaacagtagcactgctttggcgctgggtgccgccagtctgcaaaaccgagcggagaaattgcgtacgccaaggtatgagttaccgtggaaatgtgcatggctttatgccaagtttaggttttatacatcgtgatttgagcgtggaaacgtttgtatgcaacatttctgtgcatacgcaccgtttatacatgaggccccaggactgtacACCACATTTCTGTACTTCTTCTGAGCTTTCCTGTCATATGCATCCCTTTGTTTTTGCTGAGACTTTTCTAAGTTCTCATCAGCTGTTTTTCTAACAgactctatttttttatttttctgatttaaaaatTCTACGTAACTATCCTTCTCAGGAAGAATAATGGTGGTGAGCTACAATTAAAAGTGCAAATGTAACAATATGGCAACTTAGAGATTAAccataaaaaagttattttttaatgaaaagaaataaatataaaactggtACATCTGTTGAAGAAACAGTAATCTACAAATAACAGGGCCAAAAGCATGGCAAATACAACAGAACAACTATGCAACAGTTATTGTTAAACCACACACACTACTGCTAATCACTACCTCCTGAAGTTAAGGGCACCGACAGAGTCTGAGTAACACACAAGACATACATGAACAATTTCACATCTTCAGTTCACCTAACATCCAAGTCTTTaggctgtgggagaaaactgaaatACCAGGATGTAACCACTAATCATGGAAATGTCATAGGCATGCTAAGCAATGCCTCTATGAACTAGCACAACAAATAACTGCAAATAAGTGAATTATTTCATCATTTATCATCTACTTCTAATTTATATGATGTGGCATCAAATCTTCATTattcataatatataataatttaaatttacaaacAGAGGTGTAAGCAAACACTCACCGGCAAGTCAACTGGAACCTCTGAGGGGAACACTGCTTCTCTCCCATACATAAGTAGAAATGGGGAGTGCTTTGTTGTAGTGTGAATTTTGGACCTCAATGAAAAAAGTGTGGCGTCCAGAAACAAGTCCCAGTTGTTCTGCTGGTCGTTGACTAATTTCCTTAAGGCTCTAAAACGCAAGCATGattactaaaaaaattaaatattgtaaataaatgtaccCTAGGGAACCTTCAAATAATACTTACCGTTTAATGTTATCGTTAGTTTTCTCATCCAGACCGTTTGTCTGGGGATGATAGGCTGCAGTCACACTCCTCTCAACCCCTAGCACCTGACACAGCTTCTGGTTTAGCTTAAGAATAGCAAGAAAAGTAACAGTAATTATTTTATTCTGATACAtagacagatacagtacatagagagtattaataattattactgtgaatataaaataaaagcttaCTTCATTAACAAATTCCCTGCCTTGGTCAGACAGGATTCGTTTGGGGCATCCATACCTATATATTATGGAGCACAGATACCGTCCAGCCTCtccagcagattttgtttttaatggatatGCTTCGACCTACTTTGAAAAGTAATCAGTGGCAGTCAAAATGTATTGGTGGCCTGATGTTTTTGGCAATGGGCCCATCAGGTCAATTCCAATAAGGTCCCAGATAGCACACACCTTTTAGACAAgcaatttttcaaaatataaataaacaaatcattaaaaCTAACAAACATTGCTCAATAGCAAATGGATTACTTATGTTGCTGCACAAAAGAGTCAATGAGAGTCCCAAAGTaaattgtgagatttttttgtcTACTATTACACATTTACCTTAATTCACTGGAGTGGCTGAGCAACAGTCAAAGGTTTGCCAACCTTTTGGCATTTGTCACACTCCAAAacctttaacatgaaaataatcaaagtaaaaaccatacacaatattttagttatttaaaataaatattatttttatttcaaaaaacaataatatggAAAAAACATACCCAGTTGTCAACATCCACAATCTGGAGCACATGGCAGTGCGGGTTTTCAATACACCTGTGTGCCCGCCAATAGGAGAGGTGTGGAACTCCTTGAACAGCTCCCTTGCCTCATTTTTGGTCTTGATGACCCTCCTACTTCCAAAGAACAGTTCCCCTTCTAGATTGAAAGTAATACTTATTTAATGCCAGAATTAAATTCATAGAACATCAGATATATAGTGTTTATTATACTAACCCTTCAGAGTGAATTTGGAGGAATATCTCCTGAGGCCTTGTCTCTGAGACTTATCATACCCATTAGGGTATGATCCCGCAGACAAAAAGTTGAAAATTTCTTcccattttttttccataacttaaaaaagcaaaataaacaagttctaattagcacattaaattaacagtttatttattacacactatgtcaacaaaagcaacagaTTACTTGGCATGAATGGTATATACACCGTATATGTTACACCCATCCGTTTATTGTAAGTCGTAACATTAAACTTATAACGTTATACCATGTCATCATTTAACATGTTGTATTTAGAAGTCATCTATCAAATGATAGCATTAGAATGACCAACAGACTAGTGCAGGGAAACCGCAGGGAAGCTTAGGCAAGAACAGGGCAAGTAtagtaagtcaagtcaagtcaagttggggagcatgcactggtacagtgcgttgccgcacccactacacatcgaaatagctcgggatcccggttggcaaccccccaggcagacatgcggtccagtcctagtccctccagaaatgaccctctatctgccgcagccaggtgttacgtgggcaaccccttggcctggtccagccatttgggtccccaacaatgaggatcttacgagccggatcaccctcggggaaatgcgccacatggccatagtgccataactgacgctccctcacaatgcacatttgacacaaagtcaaaccaacggtacctaaggattttctggagagacacagtaccaaaggagtccagtcttcgtctcaggtcactggatagcatccatgtcaggaggacagccttaccaccagcctggagaagttcaccccagataccacagatccctgcagcctttccccccctcagctggttcatcacctgtgcaatgtcagtgtgattgggtggttcacagctaattggagaatcagcctcaagaaccgtggactcaGAGATACCCAACATcgtagccggaggatcagctttgaacaactgctcaaagtagccagcccagcaggtcacaactgcagtatcatccgtaaggaccgttccatcagctgccctgactgcaactctccgaggaacagattcagatgtgcgtaatgcttcaattcctctgtaagcatgacgtgggttgctagaccacagatggtgtgtcacttgctcccagattcctctaacaaatgcctctttatctgccctcagagccctcacagccgtgcttctcagttcccagtacagaccagagttgccattgagccgtgcactgcgactcctctcgatgatatccagggcgCCCTACGAGATGAaaacctccttctgggaacaccggtaacaccggtaacaccaacacaaccctcagcaaccttcagggtcttgtcacggaaggtctcccacatcacattaggatcggcagtcgtacccaaatctgaaagttcctcatacaaactgcgtgcaaagtcattagaaacagcctgatcttggagtctggccaagtccaggctcattttcctagcaggtggtaacctactggacataagctggatcctaagagtagcaacaacaagtctatggtcagaattcacaaactgggcacttctgtagatcctgcagttttgcaagagcctccagcttctgcccacgaggatgtgatcgatctccttcaccgcaccaccagtattggagtaccaagtccaacgatgcggttcagggcactggaaccagaatccagtgattcgcagcccctgaccttttacaaagtcaaggaacatggagccactttcaccacggtcactaGACCCATGGGACCAAgccaatcctcatagccagccctgtcagtgccagtggctgcattgaagtcgccCATGACCAGAGgtgtgtcacctcgtgggcaccaaTCAACCACAGAGTGAaactgcgaataaaatgtctccctcgccgagacatcactcaccctGGTTgtagcatacactgagacaacagacaaggcacccagggtgtcccataatacgctcgttgaaaggagtgacatcggacataatcggaagaagccaatccgctacagcaacagctactccctgagtatgacagccatcagactgaccagaccaataaaaggtgtatccacctacagagatctggccagtcaatggtctgtgcacctcagagagtgccgccactgaaatgcggagtttacgcagcttctcggacagcagaggaagatgatcatcttgccggagagacaagatgttgcatgtgcccacccgtatgggctacctcaaattgggacccgagtgctgctgtgcagtaggtgatgcctcagcaccacaccagttccgatccccaactgacctgaccctattggctctccaacggttttgactcttccggggatggggctcccgagggctttcccccatccccttcatgatgcgagcagccttcctatgggcgacTGCAGCAGAGCTAAtcccgcggagagcaaaaaggagtcctttctgtagtcttggagctttgtgaagttttttttacagtggccggAGTTCTAAtcgtgccaccaacccccatgatttccctgccagttggaggaccacttgcagggctggatgcagtttaacgttatACCCAGGACGAAGTATAAGACAAGTATagtagctttacaaaaaaaaaaaagataggtgAGCATAGGAATAATCGACTTAATGTAGATTTTGCGCAGATATAGCTTTGCATATAGGGTTGATTATACATATAGTGTGTGATAGACTTGAATAAAATCTAATATTTTGTAAGCAAGTGCTAGTGTAGCACTGTTATTGAGCATGAACTGATGGTGTAGGGTTTTAGATAAATGAAGCATATAATGAGTGTGAGTGGGATTTTGTAATTGAGCACCTTTTTCATGGAAACACATTGAGAGATTTTCAATTAAGACATTATTGCTGTTAGGAGGTATAGCAATTAGAGATAAAAAGCCAAACCAGTTCAAATAAGATGAGTATAAACTGTAAAAATcatatatgtataaaaaagaaaaatagcaataGAGAAGTTTGAATAAAGCAGATAAAACTGATATTGTAACAGGAGTGCATTTAGAAGGGATTGGTGTGTGCTGATTGCTTGCAGTCAGAATACGGAAGATCAGAGAGAGAGAATACACTACAAAAAGACATCAGCAAAAacctgatgaaaaaaaaaaacccaaaactttAAATGTTGGTTGTTTTCCTTGTATTCCGGAAAAATTGCTAAAGGAATAACAAAGTCAACTTGACAAGATTCCTTAAAGTAAGTTTAATGTTACTAAATGCACTAAAAAAATTAAGTTATAGAAAAATGTGTGTATGTTGTGACGAGCGGCTTGGGGCGGAACCCAGtcgggacgcccggaaggaccgaagaaaggattacgcctcctccggaccacgagggggcaactgccctggtggctatggagaccacgggaaaggagcatggaagctcaactctgtaggggcccgtggtcaccgcaagggggcgcccaaatgcctggagagccctggccctcaatacttccaccacacccggaagtgctggggggatgaagaccagggacacccagagtgcttccaggtgcacagtcagcacttccgtcacaccagggagtgctggcagaagcttattgggatgcacctggagcacgtctgggtgaatataaaaggggccgcctccctccattcgatggctggagtcgggtagaaaaggacagagctcagaggagaggagtggaagcggtcaaaaagagagaaaggcataGACAATAGGCCTGGACTTGAGGGTGACTGGTACAAGAGTACTGGgtttgtgtgcactgtaaatatgaaaatgtataataaatgtgtgttggttcttgaaccttcggtgtccacctgtctgtgtccgggccagcttccacaatgTGTATATGCATTGTCACACACGGACaaaggaggaagctgagtggaccgaaagaaggtaattatacgccaggccagggggtggcagggtgcactaaacctttctctactttctctg of the Erpetoichthys calabaricus chromosome 2, fErpCal1.3, whole genome shotgun sequence genome contains:
- the LOC127526503 gene encoding uncharacterized protein LOC127526503, which codes for MSEKVICLIDPEGKEGRYDRKIQRSWRNFLRLKGYDDGGEWQFQTLEHNKQKDSHSCGVLLLKFAENYLTKGGLMDVLTSESAMRTARMDIACALLEYRGNTTI